The Natrinema salaciae genome includes a window with the following:
- a CDS encoding HVO_2753 family zinc finger protein: protein MSTTDDRETRSCVSCGLNIAGTNAAAFKCPDCGQQIYRCAKCRKQSNLYECPDCGFTGP from the coding sequence ATGAGTACGACCGACGACCGAGAGACGCGCTCCTGCGTCTCCTGCGGGCTCAACATCGCGGGCACGAACGCCGCCGCGTTCAAGTGTCCCGACTGCGGCCAGCAGATCTACCGCTGTGCCAAGTGTCGCAAACAGAGCAACCTCTACGAGTGCCCCGACTGCGGGTTCACTGGACCATAA
- a CDS encoding elongation factor 1-beta, which translates to MGKVAAKIKVMPDSPDIDLDALQERLESALPEGAKINGVERDEVAFGLVALYPTVIVPDGAGGTETVEENFAAVEGVESVGVENVGRI; encoded by the coding sequence ATGGGAAAAGTCGCTGCCAAAATCAAGGTCATGCCGGACAGCCCCGATATCGACCTCGACGCGCTCCAGGAGCGCCTCGAGAGTGCCCTCCCCGAGGGCGCGAAGATCAACGGCGTCGAACGTGACGAAGTCGCGTTCGGGCTCGTCGCGCTCTATCCGACCGTGATCGTTCCGGACGGCGCAGGCGGCACGGAGACCGTCGAGGAGAACTTCGCTGCCGTCGAGGGCGTCGAGAGCGTCGGCGTCGAGAACGTCGGTCGTATCTAA
- a CDS encoding MBL fold metallo-hydrolase, with product MSTNDDEREAGVHALPITVEYGGRELTITPTLVETDRGPILIDTGPRGSLDGLRTHLRSLGYELTDLWLVILTHHDGDHAGGLAELLERVDAAVATHREEAPYVSGEREPIKGDGDRYPPVHVDIELADGVRFPTLAGPMTVVATPGHAPGHVSLYLPDGKLLIAGDALVADGDAPLDGPKPRFTPEMDRALESVGTLAALAVDHTVCYHGGYVNHGPDLIRERYDQLRE from the coding sequence ATGTCGACGAACGACGACGAACGCGAGGCGGGCGTCCACGCGCTCCCGATCACGGTCGAGTACGGCGGACGAGAGCTCACGATCACCCCCACGCTCGTCGAAACCGATCGCGGCCCGATTCTGATCGACACTGGTCCGAGAGGGTCCCTCGACGGGCTTCGCACCCACCTCCGATCGCTGGGGTACGAACTCACCGACCTCTGGCTCGTGATCCTCACCCACCACGACGGGGATCACGCGGGCGGTCTCGCCGAGTTGCTCGAGCGGGTCGATGCCGCCGTCGCGACACACCGCGAGGAAGCGCCGTACGTATCGGGTGAGCGCGAGCCGATCAAAGGCGACGGCGATCGGTATCCGCCCGTCCACGTAGATATCGAACTGGCGGACGGGGTCCGGTTCCCGACGCTCGCGGGGCCGATGACGGTCGTCGCGACGCCCGGCCACGCGCCCGGGCACGTATCGCTGTATCTCCCGGACGGGAAGTTGCTCATCGCCGGCGACGCGCTCGTCGCCGACGGTGACGCCCCGCTCGACGGCCCGAAACCGCGGTTCACGCCGGAGATGGATCGCGCGCTCGAGTCGGTCGGAACCCTGGCGGCGCTCGCGGTCGACCACACGGTCTGCTATCACGGCGGGTACGTGAACCACGGACCCGACCTGATTCGAGAGCGGTACGATCAGCTACGGGAATAG
- a CDS encoding terpene synthase family protein, which produces MNSNTKFRSLDAGTDPFSDAQERTLSETVRPIADAYDELIGDRDRSTWRWLDAVEPEFRLSCVDDEYGRRVRDAKILATMFITVVDDVAERHGDRATLEELLLVPFDSQPADPTRAGVDATYVRFQQELWDALLTCYAASPRADEFANLFRFDVRQALQSVDYSALLAQYPGLASERELRTYDVYNMMLFPFADIDLANAPAFDRRALATVRDVVAHSQRMARIGNWIATWERELAEGDYSSGVVIRALETGVVSHDALRAIRSDPSDEAVDPVVERIREADIEAEFVDQWRREYDAATAYCDRIDAVDVRDYLEGFEPIFRSQLARRPSR; this is translated from the coding sequence ATGAATAGTAATACGAAGTTTCGTTCGCTGGACGCGGGAACGGATCCGTTTTCGGACGCACAGGAACGAACGCTCTCGGAAACCGTTCGGCCGATCGCCGACGCCTACGACGAACTGATCGGGGACAGGGATCGATCGACCTGGCGGTGGTTAGACGCGGTCGAGCCGGAATTCAGACTGTCCTGTGTCGACGACGAGTACGGACGGCGCGTTCGCGACGCGAAGATACTTGCCACGATGTTCATCACCGTCGTCGACGACGTCGCGGAACGACACGGCGACCGGGCGACGCTCGAGGAGTTGCTGTTGGTTCCGTTCGACTCTCAGCCTGCCGACCCGACTCGAGCGGGCGTGGACGCCACGTACGTTCGGTTCCAGCAGGAGCTGTGGGACGCACTGTTGACGTGTTACGCGGCGAGCCCGCGCGCGGACGAGTTCGCGAATCTGTTCCGATTCGACGTCAGGCAGGCGTTGCAGTCGGTCGACTACTCCGCACTGCTGGCCCAGTATCCCGGGCTCGCGAGCGAGCGCGAGCTCCGGACGTACGACGTCTACAACATGATGCTCTTTCCGTTCGCCGACATCGACCTCGCGAACGCTCCCGCGTTCGATCGACGCGCGCTCGCGACGGTTCGAGACGTGGTCGCTCACAGCCAGCGAATGGCACGTATCGGCAACTGGATCGCCACCTGGGAGCGGGAACTCGCCGAGGGCGATTACAGCTCCGGCGTCGTGATTCGTGCCCTCGAGACGGGCGTCGTCTCGCACGACGCGCTTCGGGCGATCCGGTCCGATCCGTCCGACGAGGCCGTCGATCCGGTAGTCGAACGGATCCGCGAGGCCGACATCGAAGCCGAGTTCGTCGACCAGTGGCGACGGGAGTACGACGCGGCGACCGCCTACTGCGACCGGATCGACGCCGTCGACGTTCGCGACTACCTCGAGGGGTTCGAGCCGATCTTCCGCTCGCAACTCGCGCGGCGACCGTCGCGGTAA
- a CDS encoding cystathionine gamma-synthase, with product MDDDSDSRSDDEFRIETRSIHAGQDPNPETGALMTPIHANSTYEQDAPGDHRGYEYSRTGNPTRTDLEANLASLENADYGRAFASGMASINTVLNLLETGDHVVTGNDVYGGTHRIFTQVYEDYDLEFSFVDMTDLDEIEAAFRDETALLWLETPTNPLMSIVDVEGAAAIAHENDALCAIDNTFATPYLQRPLDLGADIVSHSLTKYLGGHSDVVGGALLTNDGELDERLGFYQNAVGATPGPFDAFLVLRGTKTLPVRMERHCENARVIAEWLADHPDVDRVYYPGLESHPGHEIAAEQMDDFGGMLSFELDASLEEASAVVSNTEIFTLAESLGGVESLIEQPAPMTHAAIPREERLEAGLSDSLIRVSVGIEHVDDLIADLDEAIDSALASPSGST from the coding sequence ATGGACGACGACTCCGACAGCCGCAGCGACGACGAGTTCCGGATCGAAACGCGGTCGATCCACGCTGGACAGGACCCGAACCCGGAGACGGGCGCGCTGATGACGCCGATCCACGCCAACTCCACCTACGAGCAGGACGCTCCCGGCGATCACCGCGGCTACGAGTACTCCCGCACCGGGAATCCGACCCGAACCGATCTCGAGGCGAACCTCGCGAGCCTCGAGAACGCCGACTACGGTCGCGCCTTCGCCAGCGGGATGGCCTCGATCAACACCGTGTTGAACCTGCTCGAGACTGGCGATCACGTCGTCACCGGCAACGACGTCTACGGCGGCACCCACCGAATCTTCACGCAGGTGTACGAGGACTACGACCTCGAGTTCTCGTTCGTCGATATGACCGACCTCGACGAGATCGAGGCGGCGTTTCGCGACGAGACGGCGCTGCTGTGGCTCGAGACACCGACGAACCCGCTCATGTCGATCGTGGACGTCGAGGGGGCGGCCGCGATCGCTCACGAGAACGACGCGCTCTGTGCGATCGACAACACGTTCGCGACGCCGTACCTGCAACGGCCGCTGGACCTCGGCGCGGACATCGTCTCGCACTCGCTGACGAAGTACCTCGGCGGCCACTCCGACGTCGTCGGTGGGGCGCTGCTGACGAACGACGGCGAACTCGACGAGCGACTCGGCTTCTACCAGAACGCCGTCGGCGCGACGCCCGGCCCCTTCGACGCCTTTCTCGTCCTTCGGGGCACCAAGACCCTGCCCGTTCGGATGGAACGCCACTGCGAAAACGCCCGCGTCATCGCCGAGTGGCTCGCGGATCACCCCGACGTCGATCGGGTCTACTACCCCGGCCTCGAGTCCCATCCCGGCCACGAGATCGCTGCCGAACAGATGGACGACTTCGGCGGCATGCTGAGCTTCGAACTCGACGCGAGTCTCGAGGAGGCCAGCGCCGTCGTCTCGAACACCGAGATCTTCACCCTCGCGGAGAGCCTCGGGGGCGTGGAGAGTCTGATCGAACAGCCCGCGCCGATGACACACGCCGCGATCCCGCGCGAGGAGCGGCTCGAGGCGGGCCTCTCGGACAGTCTGATCCGCGTCAGCGTCGGCATCGAGCACGTCGACGATCTGATCGCGGACCTCGACGAGGCGATCGACTCGGCGCTGGCGTCGCCGAGCGGCAGTACGTAA
- a CDS encoding polysaccharide deacetylase family protein yields MVGSLSQNAQTELASAQDERSIRFTYDTYEDLLVQLRSQGYEFASYGGGVEDGDVLLRHDVDWSPRRAARMAQIEADNDVSATYFFLLSSPFYNALYGETREAIERIRSLGHDVGLHFSSHQYWSSEPADEDLVAEVAREREILASVVGEPIDTVSFHIPPDWVLKRSYDGFVSTYEERFFTSIAYRGDSNQRWRRSPPFDDGFPERLQILVHPGLWAETDQTFAERLYRERDDRFGAISEFLNYQFIDDNVSRT; encoded by the coding sequence ATGGTTGGCTCGCTATCACAAAACGCACAGACGGAGCTCGCAAGCGCGCAGGACGAGCGGTCGATTCGGTTCACGTACGACACGTACGAGGACCTCCTCGTCCAGCTCCGGTCGCAGGGATACGAGTTCGCGTCGTACGGCGGCGGCGTCGAGGACGGCGACGTCCTGTTACGGCACGACGTGGACTGGTCGCCTCGCAGGGCGGCGCGGATGGCGCAGATCGAGGCCGACAACGACGTCTCCGCGACGTACTTCTTCTTGCTCTCGTCGCCGTTCTACAACGCGCTGTACGGGGAGACGCGCGAGGCCATCGAGCGGATCAGGTCGCTGGGCCACGACGTCGGACTGCACTTCAGTTCCCACCAGTACTGGTCGTCGGAACCCGCAGACGAGGACCTCGTGGCGGAAGTCGCTCGAGAGCGCGAGATACTCGCGTCGGTGGTCGGCGAACCGATCGACACGGTCTCGTTTCACATCCCACCCGACTGGGTGCTCAAACGGAGCTACGACGGGTTCGTGAGCACGTACGAGGAGCGATTCTTCACGTCGATCGCGTACCGTGGGGACTCGAACCAGCGGTGGCGACGGTCGCCGCCGTTCGACGACGGATTCCCCGAGCGACTGCAGATACTCGTCCACCCGGGCCTGTGGGCCGAAACCGATCAGACGTTCGCCGAGCGGTTGTACCGCGAGCGCGACGATCGGTTCGGCGCGATCAGCGAGTTCCTCAACTATCAGTTCATCGACGACAACGTGAGTCGAACGTGA
- a CDS encoding methionyl-tRNA formyltransferase yields the protein MTSTPIETDDEPIQNPTVAFASCTDAGFDLFRYVHEELVPIDELVSLTPAQGERHDVCSYYDHAEYAAEHDVQVYYPETYGMDDGDVDHFVDLDADLLLVHGWQRLIPGDVLETFTRGALGLHGSAFGLPKGRGRSPMNWSLIEGLDRFLLSVMHLDEGADSGDVVATKKFDINRHDTIQSLYHKLVMTGEQLFDEILFDVLAGTAEFDTQRAEPTYYPKRNPEDGAIHWDDPTETVYNLVRAVARPYPGAFTEHDGTRVTIWEAQPFSSDLLLDERPGTIVQVFRASEQFVVKTCDGTLLVTDWEAEGWEPERGLVLESLPNESIDSPNRVDRPDQEDSLTG from the coding sequence ATGACATCGACGCCAATCGAAACCGACGACGAACCGATCCAGAACCCGACGGTGGCGTTCGCGAGCTGTACGGACGCCGGATTCGATCTCTTCCGGTACGTCCACGAGGAACTCGTGCCGATCGACGAACTCGTCTCGCTCACGCCCGCCCAGGGCGAGCGCCACGACGTCTGTAGCTACTACGACCACGCCGAGTACGCCGCCGAACACGACGTTCAGGTCTACTACCCCGAGACGTACGGGATGGACGACGGCGACGTCGACCACTTCGTCGACCTCGACGCCGACCTGTTGCTCGTCCACGGCTGGCAGCGACTCATCCCGGGAGACGTCCTCGAGACGTTCACGCGCGGGGCGCTCGGACTGCACGGCTCGGCGTTCGGACTGCCGAAGGGCAGGGGTCGATCGCCGATGAACTGGTCGCTCATCGAGGGGCTCGACAGGTTCCTCCTGTCGGTGATGCACCTGGACGAGGGTGCGGACTCCGGCGACGTCGTCGCCACGAAGAAGTTCGACATCAACCGCCACGATACCATCCAGTCGCTGTATCACAAGCTCGTGATGACTGGCGAGCAACTGTTCGACGAGATCCTCTTCGACGTGCTGGCCGGCACCGCCGAGTTCGATACCCAGCGGGCCGAACCGACCTACTACCCGAAGCGGAACCCGGAGGACGGCGCGATTCACTGGGACGACCCGACCGAAACCGTCTACAACCTCGTTCGAGCGGTCGCCCGTCCCTATCCCGGCGCGTTCACCGAGCACGACGGAACGCGAGTCACGATCTGGGAGGCCCAGCCGTTCTCGTCGGATCTGCTGCTCGACGAGCGGCCCGGCACGATCGTTCAGGTCTTCCGCGCGAGCGAGCAGTTCGTCGTCAAGACCTGCGACGGCACCCTGCTCGTCACCGACTGGGAGGCCGAGGGCTGGGAGCCCGAGCGGGGACTGGTCCTCGAGTCGCTACCGAACGAGTCCATCGACAGCCCGAACCGCGTCGACAGACCCGACCAGGAGGATTCGCTGACGGGATAA
- a CDS encoding 50S ribosomal protein L21e, giving the protein MPKSNGPRQGTRKKLANDPRDRGASPPQRAIQEYDVGEKVHLKIDPSVPNGRYHPRFDGRTGEVVGKQGSAFKVQINDGGKDKTLLVTAAHLRAQNQEKSRI; this is encoded by the coding sequence ATGCCGAAATCTAATGGCCCTCGTCAGGGAACCCGGAAAAAGCTCGCGAACGATCCTCGAGACCGCGGCGCGTCGCCGCCACAGCGTGCGATTCAGGAGTACGACGTCGGTGAGAAAGTCCACCTGAAGATCGACCCGAGCGTCCCGAACGGTCGCTACCACCCGCGGTTCGACGGTCGCACCGGCGAGGTCGTCGGGAAACAGGGCAGCGCTTTCAAGGTCCAGATCAACGACGGCGGCAAGGACAAGACGCTGCTCGTCACCGCGGCTCACCTGCGCGCACAGAACCAGGAAAAGAGCCGGATCTAA
- a CDS encoding RNA polymerase Rpb4 family protein, translating into MTIFKEIVDEEFLTVSETKELLADIEAERAMDEDRELRYELARAIEHANRFAVLEPPEAQSLVDDLQELEKVDEPTAYKIANLLPRDRDELRSVYAQQRYSLSGDELDEILNVVAQYA; encoded by the coding sequence ATGACGATCTTCAAAGAGATCGTCGACGAGGAGTTCCTGACGGTCTCGGAGACGAAGGAGCTGCTCGCCGACATCGAAGCCGAACGCGCGATGGACGAGGATCGCGAGCTTCGCTACGAGCTCGCGCGAGCGATCGAACACGCGAACCGGTTCGCCGTCTTGGAGCCTCCGGAGGCCCAGTCGCTCGTCGACGACCTGCAGGAGCTCGAGAAAGTCGACGAACCGACGGCCTACAAGATCGCCAATCTTCTCCCGCGGGACCGGGACGAGCTCCGGTCGGTGTACGCACAGCAGCGGTACTCGCTGTCGGGGGACGAGCTCGACGAGATTCTCAACGTCGTCGCACAGTACGCCTGA
- a CDS encoding DUF655 domain-containing protein: MSEADGDETDVRRAVVLDYLAHGLSDDGRPQYAKSPAGYAVGIEDFQLYQVAFDEEERLTIGSEVVVEPPAEREIVTECHRVEYQDLSSGAQSELEYVVQDLVEENEERFVDFYNDAQPITLRLHQLNLLPGIGKKLRNSILDERKRKPFESFEELSERVSGLHDPDQILVDRILEELRDDDLKYQTFVGRREQEQNQ, encoded by the coding sequence ATGAGCGAAGCTGATGGCGACGAGACGGACGTTCGGCGCGCGGTCGTGTTGGATTACCTCGCCCACGGGCTGTCGGACGATGGCCGCCCGCAGTACGCGAAGTCACCGGCAGGGTACGCTGTCGGAATCGAGGACTTTCAGCTCTACCAGGTCGCGTTCGACGAGGAGGAGCGACTCACGATCGGGAGCGAGGTCGTCGTCGAGCCGCCGGCCGAGCGGGAGATCGTTACCGAGTGTCACCGCGTCGAGTATCAGGACCTCTCGTCGGGTGCGCAGTCGGAACTCGAGTACGTCGTCCAGGACCTCGTCGAGGAGAACGAAGAGCGGTTCGTCGACTTCTACAACGACGCCCAGCCGATCACGCTGCGGCTCCACCAGTTGAACCTGCTGCCGGGGATCGGGAAGAAACTCCGGAACAGCATCCTCGACGAACGAAAGCGCAAGCCCTTCGAGAGCTTCGAGGAGCTGTCCGAGCGGGTCTCCGGTCTGCACGACCCCGATCAGATCCTCGTCGACCGGATCCTCGAGGAACTGCGCGACGACGACCTCAAATACCAGACGTTCGTGGGTCGGCGCGAGCAGGAACAGAACCAGTAA
- a CDS encoding GNAT family N-acetyltransferase, with product MEIREVVERDARREAVPILRQLWSDADPDEILAWTGEDDYHLFGGFVDGDLVAVAGVLVRRVLHHARHAWLYDLVVDESRRSEGYGTELVEFVEAWARERDCESVALASPLAKTDVHEYYEGLEFDQWGYVIEKGL from the coding sequence CTGGAGATCCGCGAGGTAGTCGAGCGGGACGCGCGACGCGAAGCGGTCCCGATTCTGCGACAGCTGTGGAGTGATGCCGATCCGGACGAGATACTCGCGTGGACCGGCGAGGACGACTACCACCTGTTCGGTGGGTTCGTCGACGGCGACCTCGTGGCCGTCGCGGGCGTGCTCGTTCGACGCGTTCTCCACCACGCCCGCCACGCCTGGCTCTACGATCTCGTCGTCGACGAGTCGCGGCGGAGCGAGGGTTACGGTACCGAACTCGTCGAATTCGTCGAGGCGTGGGCTCGAGAGCGCGACTGCGAATCCGTCGCGCTCGCATCGCCACTGGCGAAGACGGATGTCCACGAGTACTACGAGGGACTGGAGTTCGATCAGTGGGGATACGTCATCGAAAAGGGACTCTAA
- a CDS encoding 16S ribosomal RNA methyltransferase A, with product MRDPDGLIARAGVRGDPDRDQHFLVDDRVLDRLPTYLEEIDADTSHLLEIGGGTGALTDRLLAVGDAVTVVERDRELAGFLREEFADEIDAGDLTVVEGDALQVDLPEFTASVSNLPYGVSSEIAFRLFPEKRPLVLMFQQEFAERMVAGPGTGEYSRLSVSSQHYADVELVESIPKEAFSPPPAVQSAVIRAVPRDPAYEVDDEAFFLRFVKALFTQRRKTIRNAIRNTAHISGLEEPEAVVDAADEDVLKKRAGAMAPAEFAALAQLAMSVGEPAD from the coding sequence ATGAGAGATCCAGACGGACTGATCGCCCGGGCGGGGGTCCGCGGCGATCCGGACCGCGACCAGCACTTCCTCGTCGACGATCGGGTGCTGGACCGGCTGCCGACCTACCTCGAGGAGATCGACGCCGACACGAGCCACCTGCTCGAGATCGGCGGCGGAACGGGCGCGCTGACGGACCGACTGCTCGCGGTCGGCGACGCGGTCACCGTCGTCGAGCGGGATCGCGAACTCGCTGGCTTCCTTCGCGAGGAGTTCGCCGACGAGATCGACGCCGGCGATCTGACCGTCGTCGAGGGCGACGCCCTGCAGGTCGACCTGCCCGAGTTCACCGCGTCGGTCTCGAACCTTCCCTACGGCGTCTCGAGCGAGATTGCGTTTCGGCTCTTTCCCGAGAAGCGGCCCCTGGTCCTGATGTTCCAGCAGGAGTTCGCCGAGCGGATGGTCGCCGGACCCGGGACGGGCGAGTACAGTCGGCTCTCGGTTTCGAGCCAGCACTACGCGGACGTCGAACTCGTGGAGTCGATCCCGAAGGAGGCGTTTTCGCCGCCGCCCGCGGTCCAGAGTGCGGTGATCCGGGCGGTTCCACGCGATCCGGCGTACGAGGTCGACGACGAGGCGTTCTTCCTGCGATTCGTCAAGGCACTGTTCACCCAGCGGCGAAAGACGATCCGCAACGCGATCCGAAACACGGCGCACATTTCGGGGCTCGAGGAACCGGAAGCGGTCGTCGATGCGGCCGACGAGGACGTGCTCAAGAAGCGAGCCGGCGCGATGGCACCGGCGGAGTTCGCCGCGCTGGCCCAGCTCGCGATGTCGGTCGGCGAGCCCGCCGACTGA
- a CDS encoding mechanosensitive ion channel family protein: MSGLLTGFDWLSELFPTTTLKLAVSVAAVGLVVAVLLTYRRLHAWLSDRARPLYADIVSMTVLIGACAASAAIVTGVWGRTDEIQGVYESLDPGGNTVPQAVFSFILVVLTVIVTRFVRRVIDEVLDSTAAVTEHQQQITHRLSQVIIWTVSLVVVLGIWIDDLGSLLVGAGFLGIIVGMAARQTLGTMLAGFVLMFARPFEIGDWIEVEDDEGIVTDISIVNTRLRSFDGEYVMIPNDAIASSTVTNRSKRGRLRLEVEVGVDYETDVDRAAELAENAVEEVDEALSAPSPQVVGKSFGDSAVLLGVRFWIDKPSARRHWKARTAAISAIKGAFEAEGIKIPYPQRELSGRAETGGFRIADEGQRTPSDDGDATGTEHRMTTPEDG; encoded by the coding sequence ATGTCCGGACTACTGACGGGGTTCGACTGGTTGTCGGAGCTGTTTCCGACGACGACCCTCAAACTCGCGGTGTCGGTCGCGGCGGTCGGACTCGTCGTCGCCGTGTTACTCACCTACCGGCGGCTCCACGCGTGGCTGAGCGATCGGGCGAGACCGCTGTACGCGGATATCGTCTCGATGACGGTGCTCATCGGCGCGTGTGCGGCGAGCGCCGCCATCGTGACGGGCGTCTGGGGGCGGACGGACGAGATCCAGGGGGTCTACGAGAGTCTCGATCCGGGCGGAAACACCGTCCCACAGGCGGTTTTCTCGTTCATTCTGGTCGTACTGACGGTCATCGTCACGCGGTTCGTTCGACGGGTGATCGACGAGGTGCTGGACTCGACGGCGGCCGTCACCGAACACCAGCAGCAGATCACCCACCGACTCTCGCAGGTGATCATCTGGACTGTCTCGCTCGTCGTCGTGCTGGGGATCTGGATCGACGATCTCGGGAGTCTGCTCGTCGGGGCCGGGTTCCTCGGGATCATCGTCGGGATGGCCGCGCGCCAGACGCTGGGGACGATGCTCGCCGGTTTCGTGCTGATGTTCGCCCGCCCCTTCGAGATCGGCGACTGGATCGAAGTCGAGGACGACGAGGGGATCGTCACCGACATCTCGATCGTCAACACCCGCCTTCGGTCGTTCGACGGCGAGTACGTCATGATCCCCAACGACGCCATCGCCTCGAGCACGGTAACGAACCGCTCGAAGCGGGGCCGCCTGCGACTCGAGGTCGAGGTCGGCGTCGATTACGAGACCGACGTCGACCGGGCCGCGGAGCTCGCGGAGAACGCGGTCGAGGAGGTCGACGAGGCGCTGTCCGCGCCGTCACCGCAGGTCGTCGGGAAGTCGTTCGGCGACTCCGCGGTCCTGCTGGGGGTGCGGTTCTGGATCGACAAGCCGAGCGCTAGACGTCACTGGAAGGCACGTACCGCGGCGATCAGCGCCATCAAAGGGGCGTTCGAGGCCGAGGGAATCAAGATCCCGTACCCGCAGCGCGAACTGTCGGGGCGGGCCGAGACCGGCGGCTTTCGAATCGCCGACGAGGGCCAGCGCACGCCGTCGGACGACGGGGACGCGACGGGGACGGAACACCGCATGACCACACCGGAGGATGGATAA
- a CDS encoding HemK2/MTQ2 family protein methyltransferase: MGLEDRRDEVPDVYQPAEDSRLLADAACERVGADELVLEVGTGSGYVAGRIADETAARVVASDLNPHAVRQARTAGVETVRADLVSPFRDGAFDAVAFNPPYLPTDPENEWDDWMERALSGGEDGRAVIDPFLERVGRVLSPDGVVYLLVSSLTGVDEVVERAGEEGFSAVAVADESFPFETLTVLELLR, encoded by the coding sequence ATGGGACTCGAGGACCGACGCGACGAGGTACCGGACGTCTACCAACCCGCCGAGGACTCCCGGCTGCTGGCCGACGCGGCGTGCGAGCGGGTCGGGGCCGACGAACTCGTCCTCGAGGTGGGGACCGGCTCGGGCTACGTCGCCGGGCGGATCGCCGACGAGACGGCCGCTCGCGTGGTCGCCTCGGACCTGAACCCGCACGCCGTTCGCCAGGCCCGGACGGCGGGCGTCGAGACGGTGCGAGCGGATCTCGTCTCGCCGTTCCGGGACGGCGCGTTCGACGCGGTCGCGTTCAATCCGCCGTACCTGCCGACCGATCCCGAAAACGAGTGGGACGACTGGATGGAACGTGCGCTGTCGGGTGGCGAGGACGGTCGGGCCGTCATCGATCCCTTCCTCGAGCGCGTCGGCCGCGTGCTTTCCCCCGACGGCGTCGTCTACCTGCTCGTCAGCAGCCTCACCGGCGTCGACGAGGTCGTCGAGCGGGCCGGCGAGGAGGGGTTCAGCGCGGTGGCCGTCGCCGACGAGTCGTTCCCATTCGAGACACTGACGGTGCTCGAGTTACTCCGGTAG